One genomic segment of Vespa velutina chromosome 10, iVesVel2.1, whole genome shotgun sequence includes these proteins:
- the LOC124952335 gene encoding probable E3 ubiquitin-protein ligase makorin-1 codes for MADNWTYSIVCRYFKNGMCRGGNNCRYRHVQTARHDSSANETEISSTPTSNSTCHFFKYGTCKFGNQCHFLHSSETIGNACTQTNLRESSSLRQRTTTTSTSVELKNTKDNSIHIAEEWVKAPEFIPSTVSSVAGSSTSNNEMFNTSGTSTGTSKPLSYAQAVNPTGQASDPSLEPLCPYAEATGICKKPNCTYLHGDICELCSHAALHPYNEELRKKHTNACVKQHEVDMELSFAIQRSREKSCGVCFETIMEKSSREQRFGILPNCNHCFCLTCIRKWRQAKQFDNKIIRACPECRVTSDFVCPSMYWVDTKEEKEKLIMDYKDALSTKDCKYFNKGRGKCPFGNKCFYLHALPDGTKTDVGPPVRQRRNADSDTDIIQQLILWDFLEGRDDHLMYIDFEDIVPFFSDSEESDWSDYEVAL; via the exons ATGGCCGACAATTGGACATATAGTATTGTTTGCCG atattttaaaaatggcaTGTGTCGTGGAGGAAATAACTGCAGATATCGCCATGTTCAAACTGCTCGTCATGATTCAAGCGCGAATGAAACAGAAATATCGTCCACTCCTACGTCCAATTCTACTTGtcacttttttaaatatggcACATGCAAGTTTGGCAATCAATGCCATTTTCTCCATAGTTCTGAAACCATTGGTAATGCATGTACACAGACCAATTTACGAGAAAGTTCTTCATTAAGACAACGTACTACCACTACTTCAACTTCAGTGGAGTTAAAAAATAC CAAGGACAACAGTATTCATATAGCTGAAGAATGGGTCAAAGCTCCTGAATTTATACCTTCAACTGTTTCATCAGTTGCTGGTTCTTCTACATCCAACAATGAAATGTTTAATACTTCAGGAACATCAACTGGTACATCCAAACCACTTTCATATGCTCAAGCTGTAAATCCAACTGGTCAAGCTTCTGATCCTTCATTGGAACCTCTTTGTCCATATGCTGAAGCTACAGGAATTTGTAAAAAACCTAACTGCACATATTTGCACGGAGATATTTGCGAATTGTGTAGTCATGCAGCTCTTCATCCGTATAATGAAGAACTTCGGAAAAAGCATACAAAT gcATGTGTTAAACAACATGAAGTTGACATGGAACTATCTTTTGCTATTCAACGTAGCAGAGAAAAATCTTGCGGTGTCTGTTTTGAAACAATAATGGAAAAGTCATCACGTGAACAAAGGTTTGGTATTTTGCCAAACTGTAATCACTGTTTTTGTTTAACCTGCATTAGAAAATGGAGGCAAGCTAAACagttcgataataaaataataagagctTGTCCAGAATGCCGTGTCACTTCTGATTTTGTGTGCCCTAGTATGTATTGGGTTgatacaaaagaagaaaaagaaaaattaatcatgGATTATAAAGATGCGTTaag TACTAAGGATTGCAAATACTTTAACAAAGGTCGTGGGAAATGTCCATTTGGTAATAAATGCTTTTATCTACACGCTTTACCAGATGGTACTAAAACAGACGTTGGTCCACCTGTTCGTCAGCGTCGTAATGCCGATTCCGATACTGATATCATACAA CAATTGATCTTATGGGACTTCCTTGAAGGCAGAGATGATCACTTGATGTATATAGATTTCGAAGATATTGTACCATTCTTTTCAGACTCGGAAGAATCTGATTGGTCTGATTACGAAGTAGCATTGTAG